In one Drosophila pseudoobscura strain MV-25-SWS-2005 chromosome X, UCI_Dpse_MV25, whole genome shotgun sequence genomic region, the following are encoded:
- the LOC4815435 gene encoding uncharacterized protein — MDDELCRICIGSHASGSPMKMISIFGEDSLWQKITTIADVQITKNDTLPQQVCVDCAKTAISAYLFKKKCEDADRFYRQQLLLKKIHGLEKQETGGETRKDSASGDRAKSRGCSTASSSGTASGSTTGSGSSSSSTSSDDDEEEDNDNDNANANANPNPNPNPNGNDNDNGSVAGDAGSRLQNGHGDAINGHLVENPNDEDVEQGELHLDLDDRQRSLFDDEQQDQSGIELRNGVALADGEEDLEVMTHEESPDHADDGEIPVHDGHSKEPFDFNSIRLMQEYMQHQMNKFPNGGAGLPGHDLDLDHQLEVDEDDDDEEMTLPLIPEIELITPGDDSMIGPDGADHSEAIVAANEAGQVMRVQGFQCPHCYQTFDMKQILKAHMQSVHGAPGPVYECSNCRKTYFYKRFLEKHIRRGRCVKKRRNQTRPMQCSDCHVLFPTGHHLGWHKRTGCPSKAAKMPLQQLFKQNIVQFNNFPKRVPASGGGAGAGAGAGAGAARKPTAPDLHVNNRKLGLVNKRKGRTRIKLDAKKIALAKQLILREATTTVIANELNISRTFAWRLRKSLVNGVSLHERVVDQAAEEQLHQQQQHIQALQQQQQQEEAAVASAAATAAAVATAAAEREREHQHLSLPFGHLGLGLIKEERQDSEDEEQQQLHLQHQHQLHNSLALGDECGADEIGAEETAGYMGDEDAVCSLLHNGYDMRGQLEDPDPDSDPVEHDPYEGNENERHPNAGGANSVSPPPPPLAPAPVQVPVHVPSRPTVEVYKRLLAESQHFPHIVNAQQLQLHQQQQHREQLQHQQKPAHNGGMPMLTRYPPAVIHALPVNLSLRSMAHMNSNESNGSNSSNNTVAVAAPHPGATATPSSAAGSGSAKKPRKPNVFIDDEKYAMAKLLVSQNSSTMEIARALNVSQMTAWKVRDAILKGVPLSYRNKRTEGRHSALGDDARQTDVASAKEQHAQQLAQDQELQQVHQHQQALQQAEKERQERQKGLQQEMQRQQQQQLEQMERIKQQRQRQELIRQQQQQQQQQQQQQQQQQLRLQTPADTSHFQQQPPQQPQQQQPQLPLPRRRLKAAERELRDKNITREILELIEEDSNIQYWKVSARLAEKGINISPSSVCQKLKSMGIHRRWKPGDKPSMLAISQIKAATVAAALAVGGVGMGVGASSGVSSSHSFVGVDDGYEQQQFDMGGPHFLSAFTR, encoded by the exons atCACTAAGAACGACACGTTGCCGCAGCAGGTCTGCGTAGACTGCGCCAAGACCGCGATCTCGGCCTACCTGTTCAAGAAGAAGTGCGAGGATGCGGACAGATTTTACCGTCAGCAACTGTTACTGAAGAAGATCCACGGTTTGGAGAAGCAGGAGACGGGAGGAGAAACTAGGAAAGATTCTGCCAGCGGGGACCGGGCCAAGAGCAGAGGCTGCAGCactgccagcagcagtggcaccGCCAGTGGCAGTACTACCGGTAGCGGAAGCAGCTCCTCCAGTACCAGCTCCGACGATGACGAAGAGgaggacaacgacaacgacaacgcaaatgcaaatgccaatcccaatcccaatcccaatcccaatggCAATGACAATGATAATGGGAGCGTAGCTGGAGACGCGGGGTCGCGTCTACAGAATGGTCATGGAGATGCCATCAATGGGCACCTGGTCGAAAATCCCAATGATGAGGATGTGGAGCAGGGGGAACTGCATTTGGACCTGGATGATCGGCAAAGGTCTCTGTTCGATGACGAGCAGCAGGATCAGTCTGGCATCGAACTCAGGAATGGGGTGGCGCTGGCGGATGGCGAAGAGGATTTGGAGGTGATGACCCATGAAGAGTCACCCGACCATGCCGACGATGGCGAGATACCCGTCCACGACGGCCACTCCAAGGAGCCGTTCGACTTCAACTCCATTCGCCTGATGCAGGAGTATATGCAGCACCAGATGAACAAGTTCCCTAACGGTGGCGCCGGTTTGCCTGGTCACGATCTAGATCTCGACCACCAGCTCGAGGTGgatgaggatgacgatgacgaggagATGACACTGCCCCTGATTCCAGAAATCGAGCTAATTACGCCCGGCGATGATTCTATGATCGGCCCAGACGGCGCCGACCACTCAGAGGCCATTGTGGCGGCCAATGAGGCTGGACAGGTAATGCGCGTGCAAGGATTCCAGTGTCCGCACTGCTACCAGACCTTCGACATGAAGCAGATCCTTAAGGCGCATATGCAGAGTGTCCACGGCGCTCCGGGGCCCGTCTACGAGTGCAGCAATTGCCGCAAGACCTACTTTTACAAGCGATTCCTGGAGAAACACATCCGACGCGGTCGCTGCGTGAAGAAGCGGCGCAACCAAAC TCGGCCCATGCAATGTTCGGACTGCCATGTCCTCTTTCCCACGGGCCACCATCTGGGCTGGCACAAGCGCACCGGCTGTCCCTCCAAGGCGGCCAAGAT GCccctgcagcagctctttaAGCAGAACATTGTGCAGTTTAACAACTTCCCCAAGCGGGTCCCAGCCTCtggaggtggagcaggagcaggagcaggagcaggagcaggggctgCACGCAAGCCCACAGCTCCGGATCTTCACGTGAACAACCGCAA GCTGGGCTTGGTTAACAAGCGGAAGGGCCGTACCCGTATTAAGCTAGACGCCAAGAAGATCGCCCTGGCCAAGCAGCTGATCCTGCGCGAGGCCACCACCACGGTGATCGCCAACGAGCTGAACATCTCGCGCACTTTTGCCTGGCGTCTGCGCAAGAGCCTCGTTAACGGAGTCAGTCTGCACGAGCGTGTGGTGGACCAGGCCGCTGAAGAGCAGctccatcaacagcagcagcatatcCAAGcgctccagcaacagcagcaacaggaagaGGCTGCAGTCGCCTCGGCAGCGGCAAccgcagctgcagttgcaacCGCGGCAGctgagcgggagcgggagcatCAACATCTGAGTTTGCCCTTTGGCCACCTCGGCCTGGGCCTGATCAAGGAGGAACGACAGGACAgcgaggacgaggagcagcagcagctccacctccagcatcagcaccaaCTCCACAACTCGCTGGCCTTGGGCGACGAGTGCGGGGCGGATGAAATTGGTGCAGAGGAAACAGCCGGCTACATGGGCGACGAGGATGCCGTGTGCAGCCTGCTCCACAATGGCTATGATATGCGTGGTCAGCTGGAAGACCCTGATCCCGACTCTGATCCCGTCGAGCACGACCCCTACGAGGGAAACGAGAACGAGCGTCATCCTAATGCGGGCGGGGCCAACTCCGTGTCGCCCCCGCCTCCACCGTTGGCCCCAGCTCCAGTCCAAGTGCCAGTGCATGTGCCCTCGCGACCCACTGTCGAGGTGTACAAGCGTTTGCTGGCCGAGTCGCAGCACTTTCCACACATCGTCAACGCCCAGCAGTTACAGctacaccagcagcaacagcatcggGAGCAGCTACAGCATCAGCAAAAGCCAGCCCACAATGGAGGAATGCCGATGCTCACCCGCTATCCGCCCGCCGTCAT CCATGCCCTTCCCGTGAACCTCTCCCTACGTTCCATGGCCCACATGAACAGCAACGAGAG caatggcagcaacagcagcaacaacaccgtcgccgtcgcagCGCCCCATCCAGGCGCGACTGCAACGCCATCGTCAGCggctggttctggttctgcgAAGAAGCCACGCAAGCCGAACGTCTTCATCGATGACGAGAAGTACGCCATGGCCAAGCTTCTTGTGTCCCAGAACTCGTCGACTATGGAGATAGCCCGAGCGCTCAACGTATCGCAGATGACGGCCTGGAAGGTGCGCGATGCAATACTAAAGGGCGTGCCACTTTCCTATCGCAACAAGCGCACCGAAGGACGTCATTCAGCGCTAGGCGACGATGCGCGTCAAACGGATGTGGCATCCGCCAAGGAGCAGCATGCTCAGCAGTTGGCCCAGGATCAGGAACTACAGCAGGTACACCAGCATCAACAGGCACTGCAGCAGGCAGAGAAAGAGCGGCAGGAGCGTCAGAAGGGGCTGCAGCAGGAAATgcagcgacaacaacagcagcagcttgagCAGATGGAGCGCATTAAGCAGCAGCGCCAACGGCAGGAGCTGAtccgccagcaacagcagcagcagcagcagcagcaacagcaacagcaacagcaacagttgcgTCTTCAGACGCCAGCGGACACATCACACTTTCAACAGCAGCCCCCACAGCAgcctcaacagcagcagccacagcttCCGCTTCCGCGTCGCCGCCTGAAGGCTGCCGAACGGGAGCTTCGGGATAAGAATATCACCCGGGAGATACTCGAACTGATCGAAGAGGATAGCAACATCCAGTACTGGAAAGTTTCAGCCCGCCTGGCCGAAAAAGGCATCAACATTTCGCCATCATCCGTCTGCCAGAAGCTCAAGTCGATGGGTATTCATCGTCGCTGGAAGCCAGGCGACAAGCCCTCCATGCTGGCCATCAGCCAGATAAAAGCGGCCACAGTTGCAGCGGCGCTTGCCGTCGGAGGAGTGGGAATGGGCGTGGGTGCCAGCAGTGGAGTGAGTAGCAGCCACAGCTTTGTCGGAGTCGATGATGGatacgagcagcagcagttcgaTATGGGCGGACCACATTTTCTCAGTGCCTTCACGCGCTGA